The following coding sequences are from one Corticium candelabrum chromosome 20, ooCorCand1.1, whole genome shotgun sequence window:
- the LOC134195318 gene encoding sodium/potassium-transporting ATPase subunit beta-1-interacting protein 3-like: MACCTSRCVLVVIFVFQLVATVERLVFDFLGQMWTPVIINFVNMAFVIIAMVAVSRFRAKLIVLYLFWCVVWIALNTVVILIYLEVDFFITNDQNKADNDYLNINTGHTTWFTEHGFGCKVNETTTISVIGNATTVSTVDKDVTGCFLDYKFVEIIQAGVQILFAIFGFGLGVYVAITISDDDDHFDYLGPEGIDSFSNVSYEAGHKSGHMQLQAIPS, encoded by the exons ATGGCGTGTTGTACATCACGCTGTGTGCTTGTCGTCATTTTCGTCTTTCAATTA gTTGCCACCGTCGAGCGGCTCGTCTTCGACTTTCTCGGTCAGATGTGGACGCCTGTCATCATCAATTTCGTCAACATGGCGTTTGTCATAATCGCCATGGTCGCCGTTTCGCGCTTTAGAGCGAAACTCATCGTGCTG TATTTGTTTTGGTGTGTCGTCTGGATCGCTCTCAACACTGTCGTTATTCTTATCTATTTGGAAGTGGACTTCTTTATTACGAACGATCAAAACAAGGCG GACAATGACTACTTGAATATTAATACGGGCCACACGACGTGGTTCACAGAACACGGATTTGGCTGTAAAGTGAATGAAACAACAACCATCAGTGTTATCGGGAATGCCACCACTGTTTCTACTGTGGACAAAGACGTGACTGGTTGTTTCTTGGACTACAAG TTTGTGGAGATTATTCAAGCTGGTGTTCAAATACTTTTTGCTATTTTCGGATTTGGGCTCGGAGTATATGTGGCTATAACCATCAGCGACGACGATGACCATT TTGACTACCTCGGACCGGAGGGAATCGATTCGTTCAGTAATGTCAGTTACGAAGCGGGACATAAATCAGGTCACATGCAGCTACAAGCAAT ACCGTCATAG
- the LOC134195350 gene encoding uncharacterized protein LOC134195350 produces MRTLCFVCFTVVLLYQAYGHEIVEEKEVVEEIEPENLLKDRYFQNMSLWTTFQPEVVIADWKNNKSIRAANCTQKDNTNITKQYCDCESKSSPIMIDATKAYEFSIYVQAMNQHHMKNFFGFYVYDSNAEKVVDSWMKPYFKKSVNSNHAWQKWTAHIYPHTFMDRNNDGKPNFLNSKTNGEDWIWPSNATYVSMRFGSCYYGTGRIGRDTETVRVARHVVDPLGITLFAYPSIREIELPAILDLSHPSMIFNVTNSEQWFSAANYSGMAFVNGMHTHIARLEETKVLNKCYYPWGITHLFQIDNHKTYEFSVWILSTGNDLDNFLGFQAFDMAFSPLMVGNTFKPYFKRSESDSKMWTRWNGFVLAAMDNTTVPTYYANGQSFKWPSGSVYAQLRFGTCYGDGKDEGKTYFAYPEVVDYNLKP; encoded by the exons ATGAGGACTCTTTGTTTCGTTTGCTTTACCGTCGTTCTCCTTTACCAG GCATATGGACATGAAATTGTAGAAGAGAAGGAGGTAGTAGAGGAAATTGAACCTGAGAACCTCTTGAAGGATCGGTACTTTCAGAACATGTCGTTGTGGACAACATTCCAACCCGAGGTTGTGATAGCTGACTGGAAAAATAACAAATCAATTCGTGCTGCCAACTGTACACAAAAAGACAATACCAACATAACGAAAC AGTATTGCGACTGCGAGTCAAAGTCTTCGCCTATCATGATAGATGCAACAAAGGCCTACGAATTCTCCATCTACGTCCAAGCTATG AACCAACACCATATGAAGAACTTCTTTGGTTTCTATGTGTACGACAGCAATGCAGAGAAAGTAGTTGATTCCTGGATGAAACCATACTTCAAGAAATCAGTTAACAGCAATCATGCTTGGCAGAAATGGACAGCTCACATTTATCCTCATACTTTCATGGACAGAAACAATGACGGTAAACCCAATTTCCTGAACTCTAAGACTAATGGAGAAGACTGGATTTGGCCATCCAATGCTACTTATGTTTCTATGCGATTTGGATCATGTTATTATGGCACTGGACGTATTGGCCGCGATACTGAGACAGTACGAGTAGCGAGACATGTAGTAGACCCACTAGGAATAACCTTGTTTGCATACCCAAGTATTAGGGAAATAGAATTGCCGGCGATTCTTGATCTCAGTCATCCAAGCATGATATTCAACGTAACCAATTCTGAACAGTGGTTTTCTGCAGCAAATTACAGTGGAATGGCATTTGTAAACG GAATGCACACTCATATAGCAAGACTTGAGGAGACAAAGGTTTTGAATAAATGCTACTATCCGTGGGGCATTACACACCTATTCCAGATTGATAACCACAAAACATACGAATTCAGTGTTTGGATACTGAGTACAGGCAACGATCTTGACAACTTCCTTGGCTTTCAAGCGTTTGATATGGCATTCAGTCCCCTTATGGTCGGCAACACATTCAAGCCCTACTTCAAGAGATCCGAAAGCGACTCAAAGATGTGGACACGATGGAATGGATTTGTACTCGCAGCCATGGATAATACCACTGTTCCTACCTATTACGCTAACGGTCAAAGCTTTAAGTGGCCATCTGGTTCCGTGTATGCTCAGCTGAGGTTCGGTACATGCTATGGCGATGGAAAAGATGAAGGAAAGACTTACTTTGCCTACCCTGAGGTCGTGGACTATAATCTAAAGCCATAG
- the LOC134195826 gene encoding uncharacterized protein LOC134195826 isoform X2 — MNSPFTSIHGNGDKLEGSCSRLYFENSDDNSHWWQEWRAYILSRDIPDTDNDGQSDPQNQVTNGKDWLWSTNASYVALRFGSCYHGTGRFVPNRARRHDTKPAGVTSFWRPTVREIEQPLSILFPDPRHPNMRMFKTTNSRDWSAMPMYSGMAFVNGKHSRIVKVTEQDQECYYAWGITRQFPIDPNSTYEFSVWLLSTGKDLHNFLGFQVYDVAFNILYVDGLDKPYFKRTKNYTETWTRWNGFVVPATTDPNDIPIITATE; from the exons ATGAATTCTCCATTTACATCCATTCATGG CAACGGAGACAAACTAGAGGGTAGCTGCAGTAGGCTATACTTCGAAAACTCTGATGATAATTCTCATTGGTGGCAAGAATGGAGAGCATATATTCTTTCTCGTGACATTCCAGACACTGACAATGATGGTCAATCTGATCCTCAAAACCAAGTGACTAATGGTAAAGACTGGCTATGGTCAACTAATGCTAGTTATGTTGCATTACGATTTGGATCTTGCTATCACGGTACTGGACGTTTTGTGCCAAATCGAGCACGCAGACATGACACAAAGCCCGCAGGAGTGACGAGTTTTTGGCGTCCCACAGTTCGAGAAATTGAACAGCCATTGTCAATTCTGTTTCCTGATCCGCGTCATCCAAATATGAGAATGTTTAAGACAACGAATTCTAGAGACTGGTCAGCAATGCCAATGTACAGCGGGATGGCATTTGTAAACG GTAAACACTCTCGTATAGTAAAAGTCACAGAACAAGATCAAGAATGTTACTATGCGTGGGGCATTACACGTCAATTTCCGATTGATCCCAACAGCACATATGAATTCAGTGTCTGGTTGCTGAGCACAGGCAAAGATCTACATAACTTCCTTGGCTTTCAAGTTTATGACGTGGCCTTTAATATCCTATATGTCGACGGCTTAGACAAACCATACTTCAAAAGAACCAAAAATTATACAGAAACGTGGACACGATGGAATGGATTTGTAGTTCCAGCCACAACTGATCCTAACGATATTCCAATTATTACAGCAACGGAGTAA
- the LOC134195826 gene encoding uncharacterized protein LOC134195826 isoform X1 → MINPTKAYEFSIYIHSWGRHMRNYFVFYVYDSNGDKLEGSCSRLYFENSDDNSHWWQEWRAYILSRDIPDTDNDGQSDPQNQVTNGKDWLWSTNASYVALRFGSCYHGTGRFVPNRARRHDTKPAGVTSFWRPTVREIEQPLSILFPDPRHPNMRMFKTTNSRDWSAMPMYSGMAFVNGKHSRIVKVTEQDQECYYAWGITRQFPIDPNSTYEFSVWLLSTGKDLHNFLGFQVYDVAFNILYVDGLDKPYFKRTKNYTETWTRWNGFVVPATTDPNDIPIITATE, encoded by the exons ATGATTAATCCAACGAAGGCCTATGAATTCTCCATTTACATCCATTCATGG GGAAGACATATGAGGAACTACTTTGTCTTTTATGTTTATGACAGCAACGGAGACAAACTAGAGGGTAGCTGCAGTAGGCTATACTTCGAAAACTCTGATGATAATTCTCATTGGTGGCAAGAATGGAGAGCATATATTCTTTCTCGTGACATTCCAGACACTGACAATGATGGTCAATCTGATCCTCAAAACCAAGTGACTAATGGTAAAGACTGGCTATGGTCAACTAATGCTAGTTATGTTGCATTACGATTTGGATCTTGCTATCACGGTACTGGACGTTTTGTGCCAAATCGAGCACGCAGACATGACACAAAGCCCGCAGGAGTGACGAGTTTTTGGCGTCCCACAGTTCGAGAAATTGAACAGCCATTGTCAATTCTGTTTCCTGATCCGCGTCATCCAAATATGAGAATGTTTAAGACAACGAATTCTAGAGACTGGTCAGCAATGCCAATGTACAGCGGGATGGCATTTGTAAACG GTAAACACTCTCGTATAGTAAAAGTCACAGAACAAGATCAAGAATGTTACTATGCGTGGGGCATTACACGTCAATTTCCGATTGATCCCAACAGCACATATGAATTCAGTGTCTGGTTGCTGAGCACAGGCAAAGATCTACATAACTTCCTTGGCTTTCAAGTTTATGACGTGGCCTTTAATATCCTATATGTCGACGGCTTAGACAAACCATACTTCAAAAGAACCAAAAATTATACAGAAACGTGGACACGATGGAATGGATTTGTAGTTCCAGCCACAACTGATCCTAACGATATTCCAATTATTACAGCAACGGAGTAA